In Plasmodium cynomolgi strain B DNA, scaffold: 0392, whole genome shotgun sequence, a single genomic region encodes these proteins:
- a CDS encoding hypothetical protein (putative) yields the protein MEILHLKKKVLLQFIFRIIIYEELFETTYQFLGEILMWYGILDIIPDENDENQKILNLCDKATFFRSDNKAEYVKFCKQILNNSLQPKDSNYDDFKDDCNKLYIWLYFKMKKFVISDDIINKIFELPKLIENEENKNNYCPYFTFNDKKHNPENLMKLRIFNDNAATFQRMLKDNTMSNDCNLKTYIYECIGIYRYMNMEYCSVSDGTTEENRNSCEIINEFNGRYKSYIHNNEEIAHEFPELSSHTSLYVIDDCPVEGSYSDSFFDETEIGTSRTAGVSSDLGATDEISSLNMEGGRNTDLSSLEAANNYSRDNIISSTKVKDKNQGSSMSRIVSTTLGTVLGASSILALLYKVTHNFI from the exons atggaaattttacatttgaaaaagaaggtacttttacaatttattttcagaataattatttatgagGAATTATTTGAGACAACG taTCAATTTTTAGGAGAAATATTAATGTGGTATGGCATATTGGATATAATTCCggatgaaaatgatgaaaatcaaaaaatattaaatttatgtgATAAAGCTACTTTCTTTCGAAGCGATAATAAAGCCGagtatgtaaaattttgtaagcaaattttaaataattcgtTACAACCTAAAGATTCTAATTATGATGATTTTAAAGATGattgtaataaattatacatctggttatattttaaaatgaagaaatttgtGATCTCTGATGATATTATCAATAAGATATTTGAATTACCTAAATTGatagaaaatgaagagaataaaaataattattgtccttattttacatttaatgataaaaaacataatccagaaaatttaatgaaattacgtatatttaatgataatGCTGCTACCTTTCAACGTATGTTGAAGGATAATACTATGTCAAATGATTGTAATTTAAAAACCTATATCTATGAATGTATTGggatatatagatatatgaATATGGAGTACTGCTCTGTAAGTGATGGTACGACAGAAGAAAATCGAAATTCAtgtgaaataataaatgagTTTAATGGCCGATATAAGtcatatattcataataatgaagaaatagcTCATGAATTTCCAGAATTGTCTTCTCATACTTCTTTGTATGTTATTGATGATTGTCCAGTAGAAGGAAGCTATTCTGATTCATTTTTCGATGAAACAGAAATAGGTACTTCTAGAACAGCGGGTGTATCCTCAGACCTTGGTGCAACAGATGAAATATCGTCATTAAATATGGAGGGAGGTAGAAATACAGATTTGTCATCTCTCGAAGCAGCAAATAATTATTCAAGAgataatattatttcttcAACTAAAGttaaagataaaaatcaAGGTAGTTCTATGTCTCGTATTGTATCCACAACTCTTGGTACAGTGTTAGGGGCATCATCCATATTagctttattatataaggttacacataatttcatataa